The window CGCGCGCTGCTGAACGGCGCCGCCAAGTTCAGCGGCCGCGTGGCCCTGTTCGTGGTGCGCGGCAACACCGCCACGGGCTGGGAGTCGCGCGGCTTCGAGGACGAGGACGCCATCAAGAAGGTGAGCCTGGACGCCGGCCAGGGGCTGACCGCGCGCGCTATGCAGGAGCGCACCCCGGCCGCCGCCGCGGCCGCGGAGTTCGACCCCGGCTTCATCGAGTCTGTCGGCAATCCCGCCGACGGCAACGCCCTGGTGGTTCCGCTGCTGGTGCGGGACAAGGTCCCGGCCGTGGTGTATGCCGACGCCGGCTCCCAGGGCGGCAAGCTGGAGCACGCGGCGGTGCAGCTACTGGTGCGCAGCGCCGGGCATTGGCTGGAGCTGGTGAGCGCGCGCAAGGCGGGCCCGGCGGCAGAGAAGGCCGATGCGGAACCGGAGCGGGTGGAAAAGGCGGAAGAAGCGCCGGCTCCGCCTCCGCCGGCGGTGGCGCCTGAGATCCCGGCGGAACACGAAGAGGTCCATAAGAAGGCCAAGAAGTTCGCCAAGCTGCTGGTGGACGAATTGAAGCTGTACAACCAGGGCAAAGTGGCGGAGGGACGCACCCACAAAGATCTCTACGAGCGGCTGAAGGAAGACATCGACAAGAGCCGGGCGGCCTACGAGAAGCGCTACGGCAACACGCCCGCCGCCTCGGGCGATTACTTTCGCCAGGCCATCATCCGCATCCTGGCGGACAACGACGAATCCGTGCTGGGGAGCAGCTTCCCGGGGTAATCTGATCACACCGTGTCCGTCCGCCAGGCCCTACTCGTCCTCGTGATCCTCGGTCTTGCCTGCCTGCCCTTGGGCGCGCCGGCGCAACAGCCGCCGGAGACGCCCGCGCCGGCGGCGCCCGCTCCCCGGAAGCACCCCTTCCGGAAAGCTCCGCGGAAGAAGAGCGCGCCCAAGGCTCCGCTTTCCCCGCGAGCCCAGCAGGCGCAGCAGGCCTTCGTGGCCTCGGCCGACCTGAGGCCCATGGCCGCACAGCTGCTGGCGGGCCGCAGCCGCGCCGCCTACCAGGGAGTGGAGGCCTACGCCACCCGCCACCCAGCCGACGAAGCGGGCGCGCTGGCCTGGCTGGCCATCGGCTATGCCCACACGCTGGATGGCGAGTACGGCCCTGCCATCGACCCGCTGCGCCAAGCCCGGACTCACGCCGGCGTCGTCGGCGACTACGTGGACTATCTTCTGGCCAGCGCCTTGGCCGCCAACCGCTCGCAGGCGCAGGCGGTCGAGGTCCTGCAGGATTTTCCCACCCACTATGCCGACTCCATCCTGCTGCACGACGCCGTGCTGTTGCAGGCCGACGCGCTGCTGGGGCTGAACCGGCCGAAAGAAGCCCGGGCGCTGCTGGAGGCCCATCGCGCTCCCGCCCGCCCGGACACCGAACTGACGCTGGGGCGGGCCTGCCTGGCCCTGGGTGACAGCGCGCACGCCACCGAGGCCTTCCGGATCGTCTACTACAACATGCCCCTGAGCCCGCTGGCCGACGAAGCCGAGGTCCAGCTCCGGGCCCTGGGGAAGCAGGCGGCGTTGCCTCCTCCTTCGCTGGCGCAGCGCCGGACGCGGGCCGAGCTGCTGGCCCAGGCGCGCCAGTACCGCGAGGCCGCCGACGAGTACGAGAAGCTGTTGCCCGACGTCCCCGCCTCCGATCTCGCCGCCGTGCAATTGGCGTACGGAGGCGCCTTGTATCACGCCCGCCGCTACAAGCCGGCGCGCGACGTGCTGGAGCGCATCCCGGCCGGCGCCACCGGCAACGACGAGCGACTCTACTATCTGGCGGAGATGGCGGGACACTCGGACCGCTACATCCAGCTCCTCAGCCAGCTCCGGCAGAGCGCGCCCCAGAGTCCCTGGCTCTCGCAGCTCTTGATCAACGCCGGCAATGGGCGCCTGCTGCAGAAGGACCTGCCGGGGGCCATCCGCTTCTATCAGGAGGTGTACGGGCGCGCGCCGCAAGGCAAGCTCTCCGACTATGCCCACTGGAAGACGGCGTGGCTCACCTTCCGGCTGGGCGACACGGCGGAGGCCAAGAAGCTCTTTGAAGAACAGGTTGCCAACTATCCCGACTCCAACCAGGTCCCGGCGGCCATCTACTGGCGGGCGCGGTTGGCGGAGGAGGACCAGGACCTCAACAAGGCGCGGCTGTGGTATCAGAAGCTCGCCGAACGCTATCGGCTTTACTATTACGGCGACCTGGCACGGGAGCGCATCCGCGCGATCGGGGCGGGCAGCAAGCTCCCCCCCGACCCGTTGCTGGCGAAGCTGCCTCCGGCGCCCAAGGCCCCGGAGTTCGCCAGCACGCCGCCGGCCGAGGACGTCCATGCCCAGCGCGCGCGGCTGCTGCAGAACGCCGCCCTGTACGATCTCGCGCTGCGCGAGCTGCAGGCGGAAGACGGCGCCAACCACGACGGCTGGGCGCTGCGCCAGATGCTGCGCATCTATGAGCAGAGCGACAGCTACTATCGCGGCCTGCAGTTGCTCAAGCGCAGCGTCCCCAGCTATTTCACCTACGATCCTTCCGCCCTGCCGCGCGACCTCTGGGAGGGCCTGTTCCCGCGCGTCTATTGGGACGACCTCACCCGCCAGGCCAGCGCGCAGGGGCTGGACCCCTTCGTGGTGGCCGCCCTCATCCGCCAGGAGTCGGAGTTCAATCCCCGGGCCGTCTCTCACGCCCACGCCATGGGCCTCATGCAACTGCTGCCATCCACCGGGCGCAAGGTGGCACACCAGGTGCGCCTGCAGCCGTTCTCGGCGCAGAGATTGCTGGAACCGCAGGTCAACCTGCAGTTAGGCACGGCTTTCTTCCGCCAGACGCTGGACCAGTACGGCGGCACCCTGGCCTACGCCCTGGCCGCCTACAACGCCGGCGACAATCGGGTGGAAGAATGGCGCAAGGACGGTACCTACCGCGACGTGGCCGAGTTCGTGGAGTCGATCCCGTTCACCGAGACGCGGGAGTACGTGCAGGCGGTGCTGCGCAATGCCAGCGTCTACCGCCGGCTCTACGGGAATCCGTAAAGAAGCCGCCAGTCGCCGGTCGCCGGCGCAGCCACGCCGGAGCCGACAGTCTGCTCCTGACTGGAGACTGGCGACCGGCGACGGCTCAGCGCGGGCTGACGGTCTTGCTGTGATGTGCGGGCCTGGCGAAGAGGATCTCCACCACCAGTAGCAGCGCTCCGGCCACGATGGCGGTGTCGGCGGCGTTGAAGGCCGGCCAGTGATAGCTCCAGAGCGAGAAGTCCAGGAAGTCGATCACATGCCCGTCCAGCAGGCGGTCCCAGAGATTGCCCAGGGTGCCGCCCAGGATGAGGGCCAGCCCGATCCCCGTCCAGGTCACAGAGTGGCTGTTCTTCCATAGCAGCCCGGAGACCACCACCAGCGCCACCAGCGAGAACAGGATGAGCGCGCCCAGGGTCCAGGCGGTGGGGGAGTCGGAGAGCAGCCCGAAGGCGGCGCCGCGGTTCTGCACATGGGTGAGGCGGAAGAAGCCGGGGATCACGTTCAGGCTCTCGTGCAGGGGGATCTGGCTGGCGATCGCCCACTTGCTGAGCCGGTCGGCCAGCAGCACCGCCAGTGCGAGGAGGAAGAACCAGGTTCGGGTTGCATGGGGCCGGGACATAACTTGGGGTCGAAGGCCGGGGTCAGCCGCGGGTGATCTCCTTCAAGGCGGCGCTGCAGCGTTCGCAGACCGTAGGGTACGACGGGTCCTCCCCGACGTGCACGGAATAATTCCAGCAGCGCTCGCACTTCTGCCCCGGGGCGCGGCTGACCTCCACCTGGAGGCCGGCGGCGCCGTTGCCGGAAGGGCCGCGCTCCAGGCTCACCCCCGAGACGATGAACAGCTCGCGCAGAGTGCCCTCCCGCAGGTGCTGCTCCAGCAGAGGATAAAGGCCTTCCGGGGCCAGGAGCTTGACCTGGGCCTCCAGGCTGGAGCCGATCAGTTCGGACTGGCGCGCGCCTTCCAGAGCCTTAAGCACCTCGGCGCGCACCTCGAAGAGCTTGCCCCATTCCGCCATCAGGGCCGCAGCCTGCGCGGCGCCGGCGGCGACTCCCGCATCCCCCAGCACCTGTTCGCGGGTGGGGAAGAGGGCGAGGTGGACGCTCTCTTCGCGCCCGCCCACGGCGGGCAGGGCCTGCCAGATCTCGTCGGCGGTGAAGCTCATCATGGGGGCGAGCAGGCGGACCAGGGCCTCGCCGATGCGCCAGATCGCGCTCTGCGCCGAGCGCCGCGCCTGGGCCCGCGGCGCCGAGGTGTACAGCCGGTCCTTGAGCACGTCGAAGTACACCGCGCTCAGGTCCACCACGCAGAATTCGTTCACCGCCTGGTAGATGCGGTGGAAAAAGAACTTCTCATACCACTGCCGCACCTGGGCGGCCAGGTCGGCGGCGCGCAGGAGCAGGTAGCGGTCCAGGGCCCGCATCTCGCCGAAGGCCACGAGGTCGCGCGCCGGATCGAAGCCGTGCAGGTTCCCCAGGATGAAGCGGAAGGTGTTACGGATCTTGCGGTAGTTCTCGGCCACCCGCTGCATCAGCTCTTCCGAGTTGCGCACGTCTTCGCGGAAGTCCACCGAGCCCACCCACAGGCGCACGATCTCCCCGCCCAGGCGCTTGCAGATGTCCACCGGGTCCACGGTGTTGCCCAGCGACTTGGACATGGCCCGCCCCTGGGGATCCAAGGTCCAGCCGTGGGTGGCGACGCCGTGGTAGGGAGCGTGGTTGCGGGTGCCCACCGCGCACAGCAGGGAAGAGTGGAACCAG of the Terriglobales bacterium genome contains:
- the lspA gene encoding signal peptidase II, yielding MSRPHATRTWFFLLALAVLLADRLSKWAIASQIPLHESLNVIPGFFRLTHVQNRGAAFGLLSDSPTAWTLGALILFSLVALVVVSGLLWKNSHSVTWTGIGLALILGGTLGNLWDRLLDGHVIDFLDFSLWSYHWPAFNAADTAIVAGALLLVVEILFARPAHHSKTVSPR
- a CDS encoding GAF domain-containing protein — its product is MADPKAVAEQVERVVNEIFDQRVGELRAEVVKRVLEEMAPLLVEEPPATAVLESSVASIEDGSTQADILRALLNGAAKFSGRVALFVVRGNTATGWESRGFEDEDAIKKVSLDAGQGLTARAMQERTPAAAAAAEFDPGFIESVGNPADGNALVVPLLVRDKVPAVVYADAGSQGGKLEHAAVQLLVRSAGHWLELVSARKAGPAAEKADAEPERVEKAEEAPAPPPPAVAPEIPAEHEEVHKKAKKFAKLLVDELKLYNQGKVAEGRTHKDLYERLKEDIDKSRAAYEKRYGNTPAASGDYFRQAIIRILADNDESVLGSSFPG
- a CDS encoding transglycosylase SLT domain-containing protein; this translates as MSVRQALLVLVILGLACLPLGAPAQQPPETPAPAAPAPRKHPFRKAPRKKSAPKAPLSPRAQQAQQAFVASADLRPMAAQLLAGRSRAAYQGVEAYATRHPADEAGALAWLAIGYAHTLDGEYGPAIDPLRQARTHAGVVGDYVDYLLASALAANRSQAQAVEVLQDFPTHYADSILLHDAVLLQADALLGLNRPKEARALLEAHRAPARPDTELTLGRACLALGDSAHATEAFRIVYYNMPLSPLADEAEVQLRALGKQAALPPPSLAQRRTRAELLAQARQYREAADEYEKLLPDVPASDLAAVQLAYGGALYHARRYKPARDVLERIPAGATGNDERLYYLAEMAGHSDRYIQLLSQLRQSAPQSPWLSQLLINAGNGRLLQKDLPGAIRFYQEVYGRAPQGKLSDYAHWKTAWLTFRLGDTAEAKKLFEEQVANYPDSNQVPAAIYWRARLAEEDQDLNKARLWYQKLAERYRLYYYGDLARERIRAIGAGSKLPPDPLLAKLPPAPKAPEFASTPPAEDVHAQRARLLQNAALYDLALRELQAEDGANHDGWALRQMLRIYEQSDSYYRGLQLLKRSVPSYFTYDPSALPRDLWEGLFPRVYWDDLTRQASAQGLDPFVVAALIRQESEFNPRAVSHAHAMGLMQLLPSTGRKVAHQVRLQPFSAQRLLEPQVNLQLGTAFFRQTLDQYGGTLAYALAAYNAGDNRVEEWRKDGTYRDVAEFVESIPFTETREYVQAVLRNASVYRRLYGNP